A single window of uncultured Sunxiuqinia sp. DNA harbors:
- a CDS encoding phage integrase SAM-like domain-containing protein: MLEAFLKLRYNTNDIVLYQLNHRFIDAYDFYLRVDTEMTANTVLNHIIPLRKIIRRAISQDTLKRDPFANYVPENH, encoded by the coding sequence ATACTTGAAGCATTTTTGAAACTTCGTTACAACACAAACGATATTGTACTGTATCAACTAAACCACAGGTTTATTGATGCGTATGATTTTTACCTGCGGGTGGATACGGAAATGACAGCAAACACGGTACTAAACCATATTATCCCGCTTCGGAAAATCATCCGCCGGGCAATTAGCCAGGACACCTTAAAGCGTGACCCGTTTGCCAACTATGTTCCCGAAAACCACTAA
- a CDS encoding helix-turn-helix domain-containing protein: MEIVNIDAETFEKMLSKLESFTERMEHLYRLHGSREMSEWLDNQDVCLLLKISPRTLQTLRDNGTLAFSRINHKIYYKPEDVEKILPVVEDKRRLAAFYGKQI; encoded by the coding sequence ATGGAAATAGTTAATATCGATGCTGAAACATTTGAAAAAATGCTTTCAAAGCTGGAAAGTTTTACTGAACGTATGGAGCACCTTTACCGTCTGCATGGCTCACGGGAAATGAGCGAGTGGCTGGACAACCAGGATGTATGCCTGCTGCTGAAAATATCCCCGAGGACTTTACAAACGCTCCGCGATAACGGAACGCTTGCCTTTTCACGGATCAACCACAAAATCTACTACAAACCCGAAGATGTGGAAAAAATACTTCCGGTAGTAGAGGACAAACGTAGATTGGCTGCTTTTTACGGGAAACAGATTTGA
- a CDS encoding Arm DNA-binding domain-containing protein, with amino-acid sequence MKTSNKANYKRSTFAILFYINKSKIKKNGLCPVMGRITIDGKITQFSTKTAINPGDWDAKNGKATGKTKETLVLNRKLDKLQTEIQSHYSRMVLEDGNITAEEVRNALNDIGKKATGLLELFQEHNEEFKLRVGVNRVKVTSEY; translated from the coding sequence ATGAAAACAAGCAATAAAGCAAACTATAAACGGAGTACGTTCGCTATACTTTTCTATATCAACAAATCCAAAATAAAAAAGAATGGTTTATGCCCTGTAATGGGGCGTATAACCATTGACGGGAAGATTACACAATTCAGCACAAAAACAGCTATTAATCCCGGGGACTGGGATGCCAAAAACGGAAAAGCAACAGGTAAAACAAAAGAAACCCTTGTCCTGAACCGGAAACTAGACAAATTACAAACCGAAATACAAAGCCATTATTCCCGGATGGTCCTGGAAGATGGCAATATAACCGCAGAAGAGGTAAGAAATGCGTTGAACGATATCGGAAAGAAAGCAACCGGCCTGCTTGAACTGTTCCAGGAGCATAACGAGGAGTTTAAGCTCCGGGTAGGCGTTAACCGGGTGAAAGTAACCTCTGAGTATTAA
- a CDS encoding LytTR family DNA-binding domain-containing protein, with protein MDDCTKASFTRKEEVTCACKNDAELSNNTEAINNFGEKCFHILVYVRDEILPVKVDDIVIAYAEDRYRFITTADDTFLVSHTLNELEKMLGHMHFRINRQFIVSYQIINKIYVKENATLNVEIKHPVNKVLSVSKRRSSLFRQWLTNPFRKR; from the coding sequence ATGGACGACTGTACAAAAGCATCATTTACTAGAAAAGAAGAGGTGACTTGTGCGTGCAAAAACGATGCAGAATTAAGTAATAACACTGAGGCAATTAATAATTTCGGCGAGAAATGTTTTCATATACTGGTGTATGTACGCGACGAAATTTTACCGGTTAAGGTTGATGATATTGTTATTGCTTATGCCGAAGACAGATATCGGTTTATAACTACAGCTGATGACACTTTTTTGGTTTCCCACACACTTAATGAATTGGAGAAGATGTTAGGGCACATGCATTTTCGCATTAACAGGCAGTTTATTGTTTCATACCAAATAATCAATAAAATTTATGTGAAAGAAAATGCAACGCTGAATGTAGAAATAAAACATCCGGTTAATAAGGTGTTATCTGTTTCAAAAAGAAGAAGTTCCTTGTTTCGGCAATGGTTAACAAACCCGTTTAGAAAGCGGTAA
- a CDS encoding helix-turn-helix domain-containing protein: protein MSNQLITQENNERVKSFFVSLKRLSRIMEHLFASRKPELNGESFYTDEELSKTLKISRRSLQYYRNQGRIPYIKLGGKILYRTSDIQKMLEDGYREMFKK, encoded by the coding sequence ATGAGCAATCAGTTAATCACACAGGAGAATAATGAGAGGGTCAAATCATTTTTCGTTTCACTGAAACGCCTTTCGCGTATTATGGAACACTTGTTCGCGTCCAGGAAACCGGAACTCAACGGGGAGAGTTTTTATACGGACGAGGAGTTATCAAAAACGTTAAAAATTAGCCGAAGGAGTTTGCAGTACTACCGCAACCAGGGACGTATTCCCTACATCAAACTGGGCGGAAAGATTCTATATCGTACTTCCGATATTCAAAAAATGCTGGAAGATGGGTATC
- a CDS encoding DUF3408 domain-containing protein: protein MDSKHTKDSKHKEQTMQDWMPDGWKDKNEAPGTENNEIITENRKEAILTGSHESETVTPKRTGSKQRKESLEQYRETFLQIPKLEDRKPVFVSREIRDRLDEIVRKLGGRRMSVSGFIENLARHHLELYHEDVENWKKL from the coding sequence ATGGATAGTAAACACACTAAAGACAGTAAGCACAAAGAACAAACCATGCAGGACTGGATGCCAGATGGCTGGAAAGACAAAAACGAAGCCCCTGGCACCGAAAACAATGAAATTATCACTGAAAACAGAAAAGAAGCAATACTAACAGGTTCACATGAGTCTGAAACAGTCACGCCAAAGCGAACCGGCAGCAAACAGCGTAAAGAATCATTGGAGCAATACAGAGAAACCTTTTTACAGATTCCAAAATTGGAAGACCGCAAACCGGTTTTTGTCAGCCGGGAGATACGGGACCGGCTGGATGAAATCGTCCGAAAGTTGGGAGGTCGTAGAATGAGCGTTTCGGGCTTTATTGAGAACCTTGCACGGCACCATTTGGAGCTTTATCATGAGGATGTTGAAAACTGGAAAAAGTTGTAA
- a CDS encoding relaxase/mobilization nuclease domain-containing protein, protein MIAKIVQGRGFKGAVNYVLDKKNARLLFAEGVRLKDKASVIQSFIAQSKLKPKISKPVAHISLDFSVQDKDRLTDKFMVGVAYEYIEKMGYKNTQYIIVRHHDTDHPHIHLVINRIDNEGNRISDKNEKLRNTKICMELTKKHGLYIASGKENVKEHRLKEPDKTKYEIYRVLQTVIPECRNWKELDAKLRKSGVTVELRKNGSTDKIQGVRFGKNGYVFNGSKIDRAFSYSKISYQLQQNDRSMRIQRESAHQNSQGNNEGFSSAVGATVSSLGGLFDILNPSSGYDEDYAEYLRQEALKKKRRKKGRRL, encoded by the coding sequence ATGATTGCTAAAATTGTCCAGGGGCGTGGTTTTAAGGGAGCGGTAAACTATGTACTGGATAAAAAGAATGCCCGTTTGCTTTTTGCCGAAGGGGTACGTTTAAAAGACAAAGCATCCGTCATTCAAAGCTTTATTGCCCAGAGTAAACTGAAACCCAAAATCTCAAAGCCGGTGGCGCATATCTCACTTGATTTTTCAGTACAGGACAAAGACAGGTTAACAGACAAATTTATGGTTGGTGTTGCTTATGAATATATAGAGAAAATGGGGTACAAAAATACACAGTACATTATTGTCCGGCATCATGACACTGACCATCCGCACATCCACCTGGTGATAAACAGGATTGACAATGAAGGGAACCGGATTTCTGATAAAAACGAAAAGCTGCGCAATACAAAGATTTGTATGGAACTGACGAAAAAACATGGCCTTTATATTGCATCGGGCAAGGAAAATGTGAAAGAACACCGGCTCAAAGAACCGGATAAAACTAAATATGAGATATACCGGGTACTTCAAACCGTGATTCCTGAATGTCGAAACTGGAAAGAACTGGATGCCAAACTTCGAAAATCTGGAGTTACCGTTGAATTGCGAAAAAACGGAAGTACAGATAAAATCCAGGGAGTACGATTTGGTAAAAACGGATATGTATTCAACGGTTCAAAAATTGACAGGGCATTTAGCTATTCTAAAATTAGTTATCAACTTCAGCAAAATGACCGGTCAATGCGAATTCAACGAGAATCGGCACACCAAAACAGTCAGGGCAATAATGAGGGTTTTTCTTCTGCTGTAGGAGCAACGGTTTCTTCTTTGGGAGGTCTGTTCGACATACTGAATCCGTCATCTGGTTATGATGAAGATTATGCCGAATATTTAAGACAGGAAGCCCTAAAGAAAAAACGAAGGAAGAAAGGGCGCAGATTGTAA
- a CDS encoding DUF4402 domain-containing protein has product MKNLVFLFFNLLIIIVATQRVSAQNPEATANATASANIIKVISITNDQNLLFGNIIASAAGGTITVSSDGTSSATYSGITAPTGNEGSRQAAIFTVEGELSATYSITLPSDNVIELTMTGGDPMELVGFSHNASGTLSNDTGKEIFNVGATLNVNANQATGTYTGSFPVTVAYN; this is encoded by the coding sequence ATGAAAAATCTCGTATTTTTATTTTTTAATCTTTTGATTATTATAGTTGCAACACAAAGAGTAAGTGCTCAAAACCCGGAAGCAACAGCTAATGCTACAGCCAGTGCAAATATTATTAAGGTGATTAGCATTACAAATGATCAAAATTTGCTTTTTGGTAATATAATTGCGAGTGCTGCTGGAGGAACCATTACAGTTTCATCTGATGGTACATCTTCTGCTACTTATTCTGGAATTACGGCACCTACAGGAAATGAAGGGAGTCGTCAGGCAGCTATTTTTACAGTTGAAGGAGAGCTGAGTGCAACCTATTCTATTACCTTGCCAAGCGACAATGTTATTGAGTTAACCATGACAGGTGGGGATCCAATGGAACTTGTTGGCTTTTCTCATAATGCTAGTGGAACTTTATCAAATGACACAGGAAAAGAAATTTTTAATGTTGGTGCAACACTGAATGTGAATGCTAATCAGGCTACGGGAACATATACAGGATCATTTCCTGTTACAGTTGCATACAATTAG
- a CDS encoding ATP-binding protein, whose protein sequence is MKETTTINERDKVRNNHLFTPSALSYVLINKHRPSLFLAFISIAGGLLVIAGWFFDWPLIKSLSPRFVSMKFNTALCFLFSGLAVFIFSFSKEKYYKYARLLAGLTSIIGVLTLLEYSFQINFGIDQMFVREAEGAVDTFSPGRMAFNTAVGFLLVGISLIINDFRAWFATVASQLISLVVTFISMFSTLGYVLSIPELFRFPGFSGMALHTSVLFFTVSLGTLFLYPHKGVLSVIFMKNLGGYMSRRLLPLLMIIPFLYIWLQLEWITGGFFRSILALQLLSAGIIGVFIFMVWKIANRVGKLEEDYMKALENISEANERFTLAVKASDLGVWDWHIESDTIFWNKNMFAFYGIEEKGGEDIRKIWIDFFHPEDREEQQALAQDAVAYGRNYEAEYRIIRVDGSVRYLKNIGEVLRDQANEPYRITGITFDMTEQRQVQKELEENEKKYRYLFDENPVPIWIIDERDLTFLEVNSSAVKHYGYTEYEFHRMTYKDIRPKEDVDLLVRMLRTGDISKHQGVWRHLKRNGEIMHVDVKGHKINYSGKPARLVICNDVTLQKEAEIKARLLSKELEERVKERTQELFESNKELESFAYSVSHDLRAPLRHVIGFAQKLERHLQYTGSSSETDRLMTKIKDSATKLGQLIDELLTFSRLGRADVNKSQIRMEQIVHEVINDYTIQYAKEKVDWNIQELPEIEADAVLLKSVYQNLINNSLKFSNKKEKIRIDVGYEENDKAYIFFVKDNGAGFSMEYADKLFGVFQRLHKSEDFSGTGIGLAIVRRIIKKHGGETWAEGQEGNGATFYFSVPK, encoded by the coding sequence ATGAAAGAAACAACGACTATTAACGAAAGAGATAAAGTGAGGAATAATCATTTGTTTACCCCATCTGCATTATCTTATGTTCTAATAAATAAACACAGACCGTCGTTATTTTTAGCTTTCATATCAATTGCTGGTGGGTTACTTGTAATTGCCGGCTGGTTCTTCGATTGGCCATTAATAAAAAGCCTGAGCCCCCGTTTTGTGTCGATGAAATTTAATACGGCGCTCTGCTTCTTGTTTTCCGGGCTGGCGGTATTCATTTTTAGTTTTTCGAAAGAAAAATATTATAAGTATGCCCGGTTGCTGGCAGGTTTAACAAGCATTATTGGGGTTTTAACCCTCCTGGAGTATTCGTTTCAGATAAACTTTGGAATTGACCAGATGTTTGTTCGCGAGGCCGAAGGCGCTGTTGATACTTTTTCGCCGGGGCGCATGGCCTTTAATACAGCAGTTGGGTTTTTATTGGTGGGTATTAGCCTTATTATCAATGATTTTAGAGCCTGGTTCGCCACTGTTGCTTCACAGTTAATATCATTGGTTGTTACTTTTATTTCAATGTTCTCAACTTTGGGTTATGTGCTTAGTATTCCCGAATTATTTCGTTTTCCGGGTTTCTCAGGTATGGCTTTACATACATCGGTTCTTTTTTTTACGGTTAGCCTGGGTACTTTATTTCTCTATCCTCACAAAGGGGTTTTATCGGTTATTTTTATGAAAAACCTTGGCGGTTATATGTCTCGCAGGCTATTGCCTTTACTCATGATCATCCCCTTTTTATATATCTGGTTGCAACTGGAATGGATTACAGGAGGCTTTTTTCGAAGTATATTGGCTTTACAACTTTTATCGGCTGGTATTATTGGTGTTTTCATTTTTATGGTTTGGAAAATCGCAAACAGGGTTGGCAAGCTCGAAGAAGACTATATGAAAGCGCTCGAAAATATCAGCGAGGCAAACGAACGTTTTACTCTTGCGGTAAAAGCGTCTGATTTAGGTGTTTGGGATTGGCATATCGAAAGCGATACTATTTTTTGGAATAAAAACATGTTTGCATTTTACGGGATTGAAGAAAAAGGCGGAGAAGATATCCGAAAAATATGGATAGACTTTTTTCACCCCGAGGATAGGGAAGAACAACAAGCATTAGCTCAGGATGCTGTAGCTTATGGTAGAAACTACGAGGCTGAATACCGGATTATCCGGGTAGATGGTTCTGTGCGCTACCTGAAGAACATTGGAGAAGTATTGCGTGACCAGGCAAACGAGCCTTACCGGATAACCGGGATTACTTTTGATATGACAGAACAGAGGCAGGTACAAAAGGAATTAGAGGAAAATGAAAAGAAATACAGGTACCTGTTTGACGAAAACCCGGTTCCGATATGGATTATTGATGAAAGGGATTTGACTTTTCTGGAAGTTAACAGCTCGGCAGTTAAACATTATGGGTACACTGAATACGAATTTCATAGAATGACCTATAAGGATATTCGTCCGAAAGAAGATGTTGATTTATTAGTGAGAATGTTAAGAACAGGGGATATATCGAAGCACCAGGGTGTTTGGCGTCATTTAAAAAGAAACGGAGAGATTATGCATGTTGATGTAAAGGGCCATAAAATTAATTATTCAGGCAAACCGGCGCGTTTGGTTATTTGTAATGACGTTACCTTGCAAAAGGAGGCGGAAATAAAAGCCAGGTTACTGAGCAAAGAATTAGAAGAACGTGTAAAAGAAAGGACACAAGAATTATTCGAGTCCAATAAAGAGCTGGAGTCATTTGCCTACTCGGTTTCGCATGATCTGCGGGCGCCTTTGCGTCATGTAATCGGGTTTGCGCAAAAACTGGAACGACACCTACAGTACACCGGCAGCTCATCAGAAACAGACCGGCTGATGACCAAAATAAAAGATTCAGCGACTAAACTCGGGCAACTCATCGATGAGCTGCTTACCTTTTCCAGACTGGGCAGAGCCGATGTTAATAAAAGCCAGATACGCATGGAACAGATTGTCCACGAGGTAATCAATGACTATACCATTCAATATGCAAAGGAAAAGGTGGACTGGAATATTCAGGAACTACCCGAAATAGAAGCAGATGCTGTTTTGTTAAAGTCAGTTTATCAAAACCTGATTAATAATTCGCTAAAGTTTTCGAATAAAAAAGAGAAAATACGTATTGATGTAGGTTACGAAGAAAATGATAAAGCATACATCTTTTTTGTAAAAGACAATGGAGCCGGTTTTAGCATGGAATATGCCGACAAACTGTTCGGTGTTTTTCAGCGCTTACACAAAAGCGAAGACTTTTCAGGTACGGGGATCGGACTAGCTATTGTGCGACGGATAATAAAGAAACATGGAGGTGAAACCTGGGCCGAAGGGCAAGAAGGTAATGGAGCAACTTTTTATTTTTCAGTACCAAAATAA
- a CDS encoding ATP-binding protein: METIKIVHVEDCPSDSELIVSEIKQNEINIDYTRVTTEDELMNALNKEYPDIILADYQLPNYNGKKALKTCASLYPDIPFIVISGTLGEERAVELLKYGASDYILKQNLTRLVPAIKYALNQKKLVLDNRKAEIKLMQSERKYRNIFETIQDVFCRTDLTGKILVISPSIYRLTGYTHSEMLNKNILALYEDQEVFNKKMELLKKQGEIWDFETVSKCKDGAHKYISINAHLFYDDKDQPCGIESIVRDISTRKKVEKELIAAKERAEESDRLKSAFLANISHEIRTPMNGIMGFANLLKDNSLEGKDKRLYLGMIQESGDRMLNLIDQIIYISKIDAGEAHLNLSTFNLNKYIKQLFLFFSLMAKKKGLELFYHQAHKDDLAMICTDKEKLDTILINLLTNALKYTHEGKVEYGYRKIDDSIEFFVEDTGIGIAKEQQQVIFNRFYQVEQDYSRKYEGAGLGLSICKAYIDMLDGHISVKSDLGKGAEFFFSIPNLTKTLSRKSEVIV; encoded by the coding sequence ATGGAAACAATAAAAATAGTACATGTTGAAGACTGTCCATCAGATTCAGAATTAATCGTGTCGGAAATAAAACAAAACGAAATAAACATTGACTACACACGGGTAACAACAGAGGATGAACTTATGAACGCCCTAAACAAGGAATATCCTGATATTATACTGGCAGATTATCAACTACCAAATTATAATGGAAAAAAGGCACTTAAAACCTGTGCCAGCTTATATCCTGATATTCCTTTTATTGTCATTTCAGGCACACTTGGCGAGGAACGAGCTGTCGAATTATTAAAATACGGAGCCTCCGATTATATCTTAAAGCAAAATCTTACAAGGTTAGTTCCGGCCATCAAATATGCCCTGAATCAAAAAAAATTGGTTTTGGATAATAGGAAAGCTGAAATAAAACTGATGCAAAGTGAAAGAAAATACCGTAATATTTTTGAAACGATTCAGGATGTATTTTGCAGGACAGATTTAACTGGTAAAATACTTGTAATTAGTCCATCAATATATCGTTTAACCGGATACACACATTCCGAGATGTTAAACAAAAATATTCTTGCTCTGTATGAAGATCAGGAGGTGTTTAATAAAAAAATGGAGCTTCTAAAAAAACAGGGCGAAATTTGGGACTTTGAAACAGTTAGCAAATGTAAGGACGGAGCCCACAAATACATATCCATAAATGCGCATCTTTTTTATGACGATAAGGATCAGCCTTGCGGAATAGAAAGTATTGTAAGGGATATTAGTACGCGGAAGAAAGTCGAGAAAGAGCTGATTGCTGCTAAAGAGCGAGCCGAAGAAAGTGATCGTTTGAAATCTGCTTTTCTGGCAAACATTAGTCATGAGATTAGAACACCAATGAACGGAATAATGGGTTTTGCAAATCTTCTAAAAGATAATAGTCTGGAAGGGAAAGATAAGAGGTTGTATCTCGGTATGATTCAGGAATCTGGTGATAGAATGCTTAATTTAATTGATCAGATTATTTATATTTCTAAAATTGATGCTGGGGAGGCACATCTTAATTTATCAACATTTAATTTAAACAAATACATAAAGCAACTGTTTCTGTTTTTTTCCCTAATGGCAAAAAAGAAAGGTTTGGAATTGTTTTATCACCAGGCACACAAAGATGATTTGGCAATGATATGCACAGATAAAGAAAAACTGGATACGATATTAATAAATCTATTAACAAATGCTCTAAAATACACTCATGAAGGTAAAGTAGAATATGGCTATCGGAAAATTGATGATAGCATTGAATTTTTTGTTGAGGATACTGGTATTGGTATCGCAAAAGAGCAGCAGCAAGTTATCTTTAACCGCTTTTATCAGGTTGAACAGGATTATTCCCGAAAATACGAGGGAGCAGGGTTGGGGCTTTCTATCTGTAAAGCATATATTGATATGCTCGATGGGCATATAAGTGTAAAATCTGATTTGGGAAAAGGAGCTGAGTTTTTCTTTTCGATTCCTAATTTAACTAAAACTCTCTCCAGGAAAAGTGAGGTTATTGTATGA
- the mobC gene encoding plasmid mobilization relaxosome protein MobC has protein sequence MKTIKNRNINGRPAKKPSEKKTYKITVKMATEEYYSLKAKAGLAGINRSEFIRQCIRSSMVKQRLTPELMGHIRQLSGMANNVNQIARTANAAGYIEVHNHCLFMNERLDRIIKLIEDDC, from the coding sequence ATGAAAACGATAAAAAACAGAAACATCAATGGCAGGCCAGCCAAGAAGCCTTCCGAAAAGAAGACTTATAAAATAACCGTAAAAATGGCTACCGAAGAATACTATTCGCTGAAAGCTAAAGCTGGGTTGGCAGGGATTAACCGCAGCGAATTTATTCGTCAGTGCATCCGTTCCTCCATGGTGAAACAGCGTCTTACCCCGGAACTGATGGGACACATCCGCCAGCTTTCCGGTATGGCCAATAATGTCAATCAAATTGCGCGCACAGCGAATGCCGCCGGATATATTGAAGTGCACAATCATTGTCTTTTTATGAATGAACGCCTGGACAGAATAATTAAACTCATAGAAGATGATTGCTAA
- a CDS encoding DUF4402 domain-containing protein has translation MYRYFSFILFLFLLLSGKVQAQKSVSAQIFAEVIQGVAATENQPLNFGRFITGTAGGSITISPDGQRLTRGEIIAEEGNYTSGQFLMEGDAGSTFSIKLPNEKAVLTHQESGKTMYVSEWISNLPLSNVAALNEGLCLIKIGATLNVGTVYENPVGVYTGSFEITFSYN, from the coding sequence ATGTATCGTTATTTTAGCTTTATCCTTTTTTTATTTCTCCTTCTATCGGGAAAAGTACAAGCACAAAAAAGTGTTTCAGCACAAATCTTTGCTGAAGTGATTCAGGGAGTGGCAGCAACCGAAAATCAGCCTCTTAACTTTGGGCGTTTTATTACTGGTACAGCTGGTGGTTCTATTACTATTTCTCCAGATGGACAGCGTCTTACGAGAGGGGAAATAATTGCTGAGGAAGGGAACTATACTTCAGGACAATTTCTTATGGAAGGAGACGCTGGTTCTACCTTTTCGATTAAACTGCCCAATGAAAAGGCAGTTTTAACGCACCAGGAAAGTGGAAAAACAATGTATGTAAGCGAATGGATTTCAAATCTTCCCTTGAGCAATGTTGCTGCGCTTAATGAAGGTTTATGCCTAATAAAAATTGGAGCCACTCTAAATGTTGGTACAGTCTATGAAAATCCTGTTGGAGTTTATACCGGCTCGTTTGAAATAACGTTTTCTTATAATTGA
- a CDS encoding DUF4402 domain-containing protein: protein MNVYSAQELSFGSFYGGSSGGTVVVSPDGNRTTTGSITGVALSPGTPAIFDVRLIPGRIVHISFPSSAMLYKVGSGENMMITEFTTDKSGNYFVTTSAHPFINPVKIGATLNVGSVSSNPSGDYVGSFSVVFIQE, encoded by the coding sequence TTGAATGTTTATAGTGCTCAGGAATTAAGTTTTGGCAGCTTTTATGGCGGATCTTCAGGAGGAACGGTAGTAGTTAGCCCCGATGGAAACAGAACTACTACTGGTTCTATAACAGGTGTGGCACTATCGCCAGGGACACCTGCTATTTTCGATGTAAGGCTTATTCCCGGTAGGATTGTACATATCTCGTTTCCTTCTTCGGCAATGCTATACAAGGTTGGAAGTGGTGAGAATATGATGATTACAGAATTTACGACAGACAAATCCGGCAATTATTTTGTTACAACATCGGCTCATCCATTTATAAATCCGGTTAAAATAGGCGCAACGCTCAATGTTGGCAGTGTATCGTCTAACCCATCTGGTGATTATGTTGGTAGTTTTAGTGTTGTTTTTATTCAGGAATAG
- a CDS encoding response regulator, protein MEIRLRHVLVVEDSENDLELMLDVLEEHKLANKIAVARDGEEALAYIFKSGKWKDRESGNPTLVLLDLKLPKKNGLEVLKEIRGNKLTANIPVVILTSSKEEQDVYEGYRLGTNAYVVKPVGFEDFARAVKTLGIFWALINQPPGNK, encoded by the coding sequence ATGGAGATACGATTAAGACATGTTCTGGTTGTTGAGGATAGTGAAAACGACCTTGAATTAATGCTTGATGTTCTAGAAGAACATAAGCTTGCCAACAAGATTGCTGTAGCACGAGATGGAGAAGAAGCTCTTGCTTATATCTTTAAATCAGGAAAATGGAAAGACCGTGAATCAGGTAATCCAACCCTTGTTCTTTTAGATTTGAAACTTCCGAAAAAAAACGGGCTGGAAGTGTTGAAAGAAATAAGAGGGAATAAATTAACTGCTAACATCCCTGTTGTTATCCTTACATCATCGAAAGAGGAACAGGATGTTTATGAAGGCTATCGTTTAGGAACCAATGCATATGTGGTTAAACCCGTAGGTTTTGAAGATTTTGCCCGGGCTGTAAAAACACTGGGAATATTTTGGGCATTGATTAATCAACCGCCCGGCAATAAGTAA